A window of Jannaschia sp. M317 contains these coding sequences:
- a CDS encoding phage tail protein, whose amino-acid sequence MRPPKHDAFDAFSDTTPFTVEIEGLGRLAFREISGLGAPGGRPPDEITCQFGTTRDGDALRAWVADVETLRIARRAVTVTLHDVAGTPVATWHLPHAFPLRAGPFTTGPTGTTVEMLDLAHDGIKTDQG is encoded by the coding sequence ATGCGCCCACCCAAACACGATGCGTTCGACGCCTTCAGCGACACGACGCCCTTCACGGTCGAGATCGAAGGTCTCGGCCGCCTCGCCTTTCGCGAGATCTCGGGCCTGGGGGCACCGGGTGGGCGCCCCCCCGACGAGATCACCTGCCAGTTCGGCACCACCCGCGACGGCGACGCGCTGCGCGCCTGGGTCGCCGACGTGGAAACGTTGCGCATCGCGCGCCGCGCCGTCACCGTGACCCTGCATGACGTGGCAGGCACGCCGGTGGCCACCTGGCACCTGCCCCATGCCTTCCCGCTGCGCGCGGGGCCGTTCACCACAGGACCAACGGGTACGACCGTCGAAATGCTGGATCTGGCCCACGACGGCATCAAGACCGACCAAGGCTGA
- the uxaC gene encoding glucuronate isomerase, translating into MLYETIRDLPILSPHGHTVPEWFSQDRAFSDPADLLIVPDHYVFRMLYSQGIGLDRLGIGQPPEARDPRAIFRLLAENWHLFLGTPSRGWLDHTLREVFGIRETLSGATSDAIYDAIDAALATEAFRPRALLDRFGIEVLATTDAALDDLSAHAAFAASGQRCRLLPTFRPDAVLNPAAAAWAENMTRLGAMTGEDTATLSGYRAALRARRQHFIAHGATATDHAIDRLETVWLDDSVAQALLDQCLTGRADEAAQRQLHNHMLIEMAQMSVDDGLVMQLHAGSRRGTNAALADRYGPDMGADIPLPQNWVEGAHGLLNRVGNDPRLTLIAFTLDESVYARELAPMAGHWPALRLGPPWWFHDSPNGVRRYLDQVVETAGYYNLAGFNDDTRALMSIPARHDMWRRAVAAHLEDQMRAGYFGHADAERLAMWLATGAAQEAYRL; encoded by the coding sequence ATGCTGTACGAGACAATCCGCGACCTGCCCATCCTGTCCCCGCATGGCCATACCGTGCCGGAGTGGTTTTCCCAGGACCGCGCCTTCAGCGACCCGGCCGACCTGCTGATCGTGCCGGATCATTACGTGTTTCGCATGCTCTATTCGCAAGGCATCGGGTTGGATCGCCTGGGCATCGGACAACCGCCCGAGGCGCGCGACCCCCGCGCCATCTTTCGCCTGCTGGCCGAAAACTGGCACCTGTTTCTGGGCACCCCGTCGCGGGGTTGGCTGGACCATACGCTGCGCGAGGTTTTCGGCATCCGGGAAACGCTGTCGGGCGCAACCTCCGATGCGATCTACGACGCCATCGACGCGGCGCTGGCGACCGAGGCCTTTCGCCCCCGCGCCCTGCTGGACCGGTTCGGGATCGAAGTTCTGGCGACGACCGACGCCGCGCTGGACGACCTGTCGGCGCACGCCGCCTTTGCAGCGTCCGGACAGCGGTGCCGGCTTTTGCCGACCTTCCGGCCCGATGCCGTTCTGAACCCCGCGGCGGCGGCCTGGGCCGAGAACATGACCCGGCTGGGTGCCATGACCGGCGAAGACACGGCGACCCTGTCGGGCTATCGCGCGGCCTTACGGGCGCGGCGTCAGCACTTCATCGCCCACGGGGCCACGGCCACGGACCACGCCATCGACCGGCTGGAAACGGTGTGGCTGGATGACAGCGTCGCGCAGGCGTTGCTGGATCAGTGCCTGACCGGGCGGGCCGACGAGGCGGCGCAGCGGCAGTTGCACAACCACATGCTGATCGAAATGGCGCAGATGTCGGTGGACGATGGCCTTGTCATGCAGCTGCACGCCGGATCGCGGCGCGGCACGAACGCGGCGCTGGCCGACCGCTATGGCCCGGACATGGGGGCCGACATTCCCCTGCCCCAGAACTGGGTCGAGGGGGCGCACGGCCTGTTGAACCGTGTCGGCAACGATCCCCGCCTGACCCTGATCGCCTTTACCCTGGACGAGAGCGTCTATGCCCGCGAACTGGCCCCCATGGCCGGACATTGGCCGGCCCTGCGCCTTGGTCCGCCCTGGTGGTTCCACGACAGCCCGAACGGCGTGCGCCGCTATCTGGACCAGGTGGTCGAAACGGCGGGATACTACAATCTGGCCGGGTTCAACGACGACACGCGCGCCCTGATGTCGATCCCGGCCCGCCACGACATGTGGCGCCGCGCCGTCGCCGCGCATCTGGAGGATCAGATGCGGGCCGGTTACTTTGGCCATGCCGATGCGGAACGGCTGGCCATGTGGCTGGCGACCGGCGCAGCACAGGAGGCGTACCGCCTATGA
- a CDS encoding mannitol dehydrogenase family protein, protein MRIVHLGLGAFHRAHQAWHIAQANAATGSAWRIDGVSLRSASVRDALAADGNRYALEIADADGRRVEVLDLIDSITVAPEAPDRVATLIARPVTTVVTLTVTEKAYALRADGTPDAAALAADADALRAGGTPATMAGHLLAGLVLRDAPMTVMSCDNLPDNGAKLRAVLLHLAAAAGLPADTVTRHAFPSSMVDRITPRADAALRDRMQAAGHPASAPVATEAFSEWVIEDTFAGPVPDFAAGGAQVVGDVRPHELRKLRMLNGAHSTLAYAGLNKGLTYVHEAVADPDLAALARAVMQEAASTLPDPVRAQAPAYADALMTRFANPHLHHALAQIAMDGSEKLPIRILPTMAARTDSPACARALLEWTGWLDGEFAAGRSPDDPAADRLRAGRAAGDDAETLLEAT, encoded by the coding sequence ATGAGGATCGTGCACCTGGGCCTTGGGGCCTTTCACCGTGCCCATCAGGCCTGGCACATCGCGCAGGCCAACGCGGCAACCGGCAGCGCGTGGCGCATCGACGGCGTGTCCCTGCGTTCCGCCAGCGTGCGCGACGCGCTGGCCGCAGACGGCAACCGCTACGCCCTGGAAATCGCGGACGCGGACGGGCGGCGTGTCGAGGTTCTGGACCTGATCGACAGCATCACCGTCGCGCCCGAGGCACCGGATCGCGTGGCCACCTTGATCGCGCGACCAGTGACGACGGTGGTCACCCTGACCGTCACCGAAAAGGCCTATGCCCTGCGCGCCGACGGCACACCGGATGCCGCAGCCCTGGCCGCAGACGCCGATGCCCTGCGCGCGGGCGGCACCCCGGCCACGATGGCCGGACACCTGCTGGCGGGGCTGGTCCTGCGCGACGCCCCGATGACGGTGATGAGCTGCGACAACCTGCCGGACAACGGGGCCAAGCTGCGTGCCGTGCTGCTGCACCTGGCGGCGGCTGCGGGCCTTCCGGCAGACACCGTCACGCGCCACGCGTTTCCCTCTTCCATGGTTGACCGGATCACACCCCGCGCCGATGCGGCACTGCGCGACCGAATGCAGGCAGCGGGGCACCCGGCCTCAGCCCCGGTCGCGACCGAAGCCTTTTCCGAGTGGGTAATCGAAGACACCTTTGCCGGACCCGTTCCCGATTTCGCTGCCGGCGGCGCGCAGGTCGTGGGCGATGTGCGTCCGCACGAGTTGCGCAAGCTGCGGATGCTGAACGGGGCGCATTCGACCCTGGCCTATGCGGGCCTCAACAAGGGGCTGACCTATGTGCACGAGGCGGTGGCCGACCCCGATCTGGCGGCGCTGGCCCGCGCCGTCATGCAAGAGGCGGCAAGCACCCTGCCCGACCCCGTGCGCGCACAGGCCCCGGCCTATGCCGATGCCTTGATGACGCGCTTTGCCAATCCGCATCTGCACCACGCTCTGGCTCAGATCGCGATGGACGGGTCTGAAAAGCTGCCGATCCGGATCCTGCCCACGATGGCCGCCCGCACCGATAGCCCCGCCTGCGCGCGCGCGCTGCTGGAATGGACCGGCTGGCTGGACGGCGAATTCGCCGCAGGACGCAGCCCGGACGATCCCGCCGCAGATCGGCTGCGCGCGGGCCGTGCCGCAGGAGACGATGCCGAAACCTTGCTGGAGGCGACATGA
- a CDS encoding TRAP transporter substrate-binding protein gives MTTRRKFIAGAATAPAALAAPALAQGTITWRMQTYAGAALAAEVIDPAIKMFNKIAGDRMQIELFYADQLVPTGELFQAMQRGTIDAVQSDDDSMASPTEVTVFGGYFPFASRYSLDVPVLFNQYGLNEIWQEEYAKVGVKHISAGAWDPCHFATKDPIRSLADLQGKRIFTFPTAGRFLSQFGVVPVNLPWEDIEVAVQTGELDGIAWSGITEDYTVGWADVTNYFLTNNISGAWAGSFFANMERWNELPEDLQTLFRVCTDQSHYYRQWWYWGGEARLRTQGDKLQLTSIPDAEWATVEAAAKDFWEEIAAESETKRKVVDIIKQYNADMEAAGRPYRYT, from the coding sequence ATGACCACCAGACGCAAGTTCATCGCGGGGGCCGCCACCGCGCCCGCCGCGCTCGCCGCGCCCGCCCTGGCACAGGGCACGATCACCTGGCGCATGCAGACCTATGCCGGCGCCGCCCTGGCCGCCGAGGTCATCGACCCGGCCATCAAAATGTTCAACAAGATCGCGGGCGACCGCATGCAGATCGAACTGTTCTACGCCGATCAGCTGGTCCCGACAGGCGAGCTGTTCCAGGCGATGCAGCGCGGCACCATCGACGCGGTGCAATCCGACGACGACTCCATGGCGTCGCCCACCGAGGTCACCGTCTTCGGCGGCTATTTCCCGTTTGCATCGCGCTACTCGCTGGATGTGCCGGTGCTGTTCAACCAGTACGGCCTGAACGAGATCTGGCAGGAGGAATACGCCAAGGTCGGGGTCAAACACATCTCGGCCGGGGCCTGGGACCCGTGCCATTTCGCCACCAAGGATCCGATCCGGTCGCTGGCCGACCTTCAGGGCAAGCGGATCTTCACCTTCCCGACCGCCGGTCGCTTCCTGTCGCAATTCGGCGTCGTGCCGGTCAACCTGCCGTGGGAAGACATCGAGGTCGCGGTCCAGACCGGCGAGCTCGACGGCATCGCCTGGTCGGGCATCACCGAGGATTACACCGTCGGCTGGGCGGATGTGACCAACTACTTCCTGACCAACAATATCTCGGGCGCCTGGGCCGGGTCGTTCTTTGCCAATATGGAACGGTGGAACGAACTGCCCGAGGATCTGCAAACCCTGTTCCGGGTCTGCACCGATCAGTCGCACTACTACCGTCAGTGGTGGTATTGGGGCGGCGAGGCCCGGCTGCGGACCCAGGGCGACAAGCTGCAGCTGACCTCCATCCCGGATGCGGAATGGGCCACGGTCGAAGCGGCAGCCAAGGATTTCTGGGAAGAGATCGCCGCCGAGTCGGAGACCAAGCGCAAGGTGGTCGACATCATCAAGCAGTACAATGCCGACATGGAAGCGGCAGGGCGCCCCTACCGCTACACCTGA
- a CDS encoding TRAP transporter small permease subunit, producing the protein MLGLMRGYIRVVDTVNRRIGRIMMYGIFVLMGILLWSSVSKTFFLPSLWTLEAAQFAMVAYYILGGPYSIQLGSNVRMDLLYGGWSARRKAWFDLLTVCFLIFYLCVMLYGGVASLAYGLGYFGSAPFSFLGGLATGGSEIGFMERSSTAWRPYLWPIKAVMVAGLLLMLLQCLSELFKDVLILRGVPPERESA; encoded by the coding sequence ATGCTCGGCCTGATGCGCGGCTACATCCGCGTCGTGGACACCGTGAACCGCCGGATCGGACGGATCATGATGTACGGAATTTTCGTGCTGATGGGCATCCTGCTGTGGTCCTCGGTGTCGAAGACGTTCTTTCTGCCATCGCTCTGGACGTTGGAGGCGGCGCAGTTCGCCATGGTCGCCTATTACATCCTGGGCGGGCCCTATTCGATCCAGCTGGGGTCGAACGTGCGGATGGATCTGCTCTATGGTGGCTGGTCGGCGCGGCGAAAGGCCTGGTTCGACCTGCTGACCGTCTGTTTCCTGATCTTCTACCTTTGCGTGATGCTTTACGGCGGGGTGGCCTCGCTGGCCTACGGGCTGGGCTACTTCGGCTCCGCGCCGTTCTCCTTTCTGGGCGGGTTGGCAACCGGAGGCAGCGAGATCGGCTTCATGGAACGCTCCTCCACCGCCTGGCGGCCCTATCTCTGGCCGATCAAGGCGGTGATGGTGGCGGGCCTGCTGCTGATGCTGCTGCAATGCCTGTCTGAGCTGTTCAAAGACGTGCTGATCCTGCGCGGCGTCCCCCCAGAGCGAGAGTCCGCCTGA
- a CDS encoding N-formylglutamate amidohydrolase, which produces MAQAIGNIDSVAVTRAEGTSCAVVVCEHAACAIPDAYGDLGLDADARRSHIAWDPGALPVAERLAARLDAVLVAGTVSRLVYDLNRPPEAPDAMPAISETTRIPANAALSQADRLARTARWYDPFEAELATQITRRQAPLLVTIHSFTPVYKGRPRTVDIGVLHGEDARLADAMLACAAAHTGADVQRNEPYGPGDGVLHTLLRHAVPQGHPNVMIEIRNDLIATPEAQTAMGDMLAGWLTDAFAATGLPGDVACSA; this is translated from the coding sequence ATGGCTCAGGCAATCGGGAACATCGACAGCGTTGCGGTCACGCGGGCGGAGGGCACCTCCTGCGCTGTGGTGGTCTGCGAACATGCGGCCTGTGCGATCCCGGATGCCTACGGCGATCTGGGTCTGGATGCGGACGCGCGGCGCAGCCACATCGCCTGGGATCCCGGTGCCCTGCCGGTGGCCGAACGGTTGGCGGCGCGGCTGGACGCCGTGCTGGTCGCGGGCACCGTGTCGCGGCTGGTCTATGATCTGAACCGCCCCCCCGAGGCACCAGATGCCATGCCCGCCATCAGCGAAACGACCAGGATCCCCGCCAACGCGGCCCTGTCACAGGCAGACCGTCTTGCGCGAACCGCCCGCTGGTACGATCCGTTCGAGGCCGAACTCGCAACCCAGATCACCCGGCGTCAGGCCCCCCTGCTGGTGACGATCCACAGTTTTACGCCGGTCTACAAAGGCCGACCGCGCACGGTCGACATCGGCGTTTTGCACGGCGAGGACGCGCGACTGGCCGATGCCATGCTGGCCTGCGCCGCCGCTCACACCGGCGCCGACGTCCAGCGCAATGAACCGTATGGTCCCGGTGACGGCGTGCTGCACACCTTGCTGCGCCATGCCGTGCCACAGGGCCACCCGAACGTGATGATCGAAATCCGCAACGACCTGATCGCCACCCCCGAGGCGCAGACCGCCATGGGCGACATGCTGGCCGGATGGCTGACCGACGCCTTTGCCGCGACTGGCCTGCCCGGAGACGTCGCATGCTCGGCCTGA
- a CDS encoding MurR/RpiR family transcriptional regulator, whose translation MATQGPTIAERIHKQFDTLTRAERQLASSILASYPASGLGPLAALAKAADVSVPTVARMVGKLGFSGYADFQAELREELRATAKNPIAKHDTWAENAPSGHILNRFTEAAIDNIRGTLAQIDPDRFDAACALVADPTRRLFIVGGRITHTLAEYLFLHMQVIRPRVTHIQSTSSTWPHYMLEVEAGDVVVIFDVRRYETNTQKLAEMAHEKGAEIVLFTDQWRSPVQQLAGVTFASPIVVPSAWDSVAAILLLVETLISAVQDVNWDDTRVRMERLEETFDRTRLFRKFT comes from the coding sequence ATGGCGACCCAGGGCCCGACAATCGCCGAAAGGATCCACAAGCAGTTCGACACCCTGACGCGGGCAGAACGGCAATTGGCGTCCTCGATCCTGGCCAGTTACCCTGCGTCCGGCCTGGGTCCCCTGGCCGCGCTTGCCAAGGCGGCAGACGTCTCGGTGCCGACGGTGGCGCGGATGGTCGGCAAGCTCGGGTTTTCGGGCTACGCGGATTTCCAGGCCGAGCTGCGCGAGGAGTTGCGTGCCACTGCCAAGAACCCCATCGCCAAGCATGACACCTGGGCCGAAAACGCGCCGTCCGGTCATATCCTCAACCGCTTTACCGAGGCGGCGATCGACAACATCCGGGGCACACTGGCGCAGATCGACCCGGACCGGTTTGACGCGGCCTGTGCGTTGGTGGCCGACCCCACGCGGCGGCTGTTCATCGTGGGGGGGCGGATTACGCATACTTTGGCGGAATACCTGTTCCTGCACATGCAGGTGATCCGCCCACGGGTGACGCATATCCAATCCACGTCCAGCACCTGGCCCCACTACATGTTGGAGGTTGAGGCAGGCGATGTCGTCGTCATCTTCGATGTCCGGCGCTACGAGACGAACACGCAAAAGCTGGCAGAGATGGCCCATGAAAAGGGGGCAGAGATCGTGCTGTTCACAGATCAGTGGCGATCGCCGGTTCAGCAGCTGGCCGGCGTCACCTTTGCCAGCCCGATCGTCGTGCCCTCGGCCTGGGATTCCGTCGCCGCGATCCTGTTGCTGGTCGAGACGCTGATCTCTGCCGTGCAGGACGTGAACTGGGACGACACCCGCGTCCGCATGGAACGGTTGGAGGAAACCTTTGACCGCACCCGCCTGTTCCGCAAATTCACCTGA
- the uxuA gene encoding mannonate dehydratase: MKATWRWFGPHDSVPVEWMEQAGARGVVSALHHIPPGTVWTDAEIAKRKQDIATRIDGAPSRLRWDVVESLPVSERIKTQTTGWRDHIDAYRHSLEAIARAGIKVVCYNFMPVLDWTRTDLAWRLDHGGTAMRFAAADFAAFDLHVLKRPAAVDDTPAPLRAAAAERIASMDDTAQARLAANLVMGLPGGQPGLTLDELRSHLATYDSISAEQLRRNLADFLAEVVPTAERLGLRLCCHPDDPPWPLLGLPRIVSTLDDYVALTDAVDSPANGVTLCSGSLGARADNDLPAMMRRLGCKVHFIHLRNTTREDGLGSFHEAEHLGGDTDMPALISEILAEETRRRAAGRTDAEIPFRPDHGQDILDDLTRQTQPGYPAIGRLKGLAELNGVIAGLTHALR; the protein is encoded by the coding sequence ATGAAAGCGACTTGGAGATGGTTCGGCCCCCACGACAGCGTGCCGGTCGAATGGATGGAACAGGCCGGCGCGCGGGGCGTGGTCAGCGCCCTGCATCACATCCCGCCGGGCACCGTATGGACCGACGCAGAGATCGCAAAACGCAAGCAGGACATCGCGACCCGAATCGACGGCGCGCCGTCCCGGCTGCGCTGGGACGTGGTCGAAAGCCTGCCGGTTTCCGAAAGGATCAAGACCCAGACGACCGGCTGGCGGGACCATATCGACGCCTATCGTCACAGCCTGGAGGCCATCGCCCGCGCCGGGATCAAGGTGGTCTGCTACAACTTCATGCCGGTGTTGGACTGGACCCGCACCGATCTGGCCTGGCGGTTGGACCACGGCGGTACCGCCATGCGTTTCGCCGCGGCGGATTTCGCGGCCTTCGATCTGCATGTCTTGAAACGCCCCGCGGCGGTGGACGACACCCCTGCCCCCCTGCGCGCGGCAGCGGCGGAACGGATTGCGTCCATGGACGACACCGCGCAGGCGCGGCTGGCCGCGAACCTTGTGATGGGCCTGCCCGGCGGGCAACCCGGCCTGACGCTGGACGAATTGCGCAGCCATCTGGCCACCTACGATTCGATCTCGGCCGAGCAGCTGCGCCGCAACCTTGCCGATTTCCTGGCCGAAGTCGTGCCGACCGCCGAACGATTGGGTCTGCGGCTGTGCTGCCATCCGGATGATCCGCCCTGGCCGCTGCTGGGCCTGCCCCGCATCGTCTCGACGCTGGACGATTATGTCGCTCTGACGGACGCAGTCGACAGCCCGGCCAACGGGGTCACCCTGTGCTCGGGGTCGCTGGGCGCGCGGGCCGACAATGACCTGCCCGCGATGATGCGGCGGCTGGGCTGCAAGGTTCATTTCATCCACCTGCGCAACACCACCCGCGAGGATGGATTGGGCAGCTTTCACGAGGCCGAGCATCTGGGCGGTGACACCGACATGCCCGCGCTGATCAGCGAAATCCTGGCCGAGGAAACCCGCCGCCGCGCCGCCGGTCGAACCGACGCAGAAATTCCGTTCCGTCCTGACCACGGGCAGGACATCCTGGATGACCTGACCCGGCAGACGCAGCCCGGATATCCGGCCATCGGGCGGCTAAAGGGCCTGGCGGAGCTCAATGGCGTGATCGCCGGGCTGACCCACGCGCTCAGGTGA
- a CDS encoding TRAP transporter large permease subunit, with product MPYELIATLMFSTMMLMLLTGQRVFGAIGFVAVIAALLLWGDRGGFDIGFSAAMKLMKWYPLLTLPMFIFMGYVLSESKIADDLYKMFHVWMGGLRGGLAIGTIGLMVLISAMNGLSVAGMAIGATIALPELLKRGYDKRMVTGVVQAGSSLGILVPPSVVLVLYAMIARQPVGQLWLAGVIPGLMMAAMFVIYIAVRCRLQPSLGPALPAEERDLPRAEKMRLLRAGLLPLIIFATMMVPFVQGWTSLVESSAIGALAAFMAAVVKGRMTRQVFENSVRNTLGITCMFMWIILAALAFGAVFDGLGAVKAIESLFTEQLNLSPWMILILMQLSFILMGTFLDDTAMLVIVAPLYVPLVGELGFDLIWYGILYTITTQIAYMTPPFGYNLFLMRAMAPPEISLRDIYASITPFVAVMVGALALVMIFPGLATWLPGVIYGN from the coding sequence ATGCCCTATGAGTTGATCGCGACGCTCATGTTCTCGACCATGATGCTGATGCTGCTGACCGGGCAGCGCGTGTTCGGGGCCATCGGTTTCGTCGCCGTCATCGCGGCACTGCTGCTTTGGGGGGATCGAGGCGGGTTCGACATCGGGTTTTCGGCGGCGATGAAGCTGATGAAATGGTATCCGCTGCTGACCCTGCCGATGTTCATTTTCATGGGCTACGTGCTGTCGGAAAGCAAAATCGCGGACGATCTCTACAAGATGTTCCATGTCTGGATGGGCGGCCTGCGCGGCGGGTTGGCGATCGGGACGATCGGGTTGATGGTCCTGATTTCGGCGATGAACGGGCTGTCGGTGGCGGGCATGGCGATTGGCGCGACCATCGCCCTGCCGGAGTTGCTGAAACGGGGCTACGACAAACGCATGGTCACCGGTGTGGTCCAGGCAGGGTCATCGCTGGGCATTCTTGTGCCACCGTCCGTGGTGCTGGTGCTCTATGCGATGATCGCGCGGCAACCGGTGGGACAATTGTGGCTGGCGGGTGTGATCCCGGGTCTGATGATGGCCGCGATGTTCGTGATCTACATCGCTGTCCGCTGCCGGCTGCAACCGTCGCTGGGCCCCGCCCTGCCCGCCGAGGAGCGCGACCTGCCGCGCGCCGAAAAGATGCGCCTGCTGCGCGCGGGCCTTTTGCCGCTGATCATCTTTGCGACGATGATGGTGCCCTTCGTGCAGGGCTGGACCTCGCTGGTCGAAAGTTCCGCCATCGGTGCCCTGGCGGCGTTCATGGCCGCCGTCGTCAAGGGACGGATGACGCGGCAGGTGTTCGAGAATTCGGTCCGCAACACGCTGGGCATCACTTGCATGTTCATGTGGATCATCCTGGCGGCATTGGCCTTTGGCGCGGTCTTCGACGGGCTGGGCGCGGTCAAAGCAATCGAGAGCCTGTTTACGGAGCAGCTGAACCTGTCCCCCTGGATGATCCTCATCCTCATGCAGCTCAGCTTCATCCTGATGGGGACGTTCCTGGACGACACGGCCATGCTGGTGATCGTCGCGCCCCTTTACGTGCCGCTTGTCGGAGAGCTGGGCTTTGACCTGATCTGGTACGGAATCCTCTATACGATCACGACGCAGATCGCCTACATGACGCCGCCCTTCGGCTATAACCTGTTCCTGATGCGCGCGATGGCCCCGCCTGAAATCTCGCTGCGCGACATCTATGCGTCGATCACGCCTTTCGTGGCGGTGATGGTGGGGGCGCTGGCGCTGGTCATGATCTTCCCCGGTCTCGCGACGTGGTTGCCGGGGGTGATCTATGGAAACTGA
- a CDS encoding glutamine synthetase family protein translates to MTFEELKAAVAAGDIDTVLVCFVDMQGRLTGKRFHAVNFVETSYEETHCCNYLLATDLEMATPPGYAASSWQAGYGDYVMKPDLDTIRPVPWLDGTAMVLCDILDHHTHAPVPHSPRAILKRQIARLEKLGLTPMMATELEFFLFEKPLDQIRKDGFRDLTPISGYNEDYHIFQTTKEEAVMRPLRNHLFAAGIPVENTKGEAEAGQEELNIRYAEALACADHHSIAKHAVKEIAWQQGHAASFLPKWAADRVGSSSHVHQSLWRDGTPAFHDPDADLGMSDLMRHYMAGLIAYSPDYTYFLAPYVNSYKRFAKGTFAPTKTVWSIDNRTAGFRLCGDGTKGIRVECRIGGSDLNPYLAQAAMLAAGIRGIEDKMDLQPATTGDVYEDAKAADIPQTLRAATETLRSSAMLRAAMGDDVIDHYTRAAEWEQEEFDRAVTDWEIARGFERA, encoded by the coding sequence ATGACATTCGAAGAGCTGAAGGCCGCTGTTGCGGCGGGCGATATCGACACCGTCCTCGTCTGCTTCGTGGACATGCAGGGCCGCCTGACCGGCAAACGGTTCCACGCCGTCAACTTCGTCGAGACCTCTTACGAGGAAACCCACTGCTGCAACTACCTGCTGGCCACGGATCTGGAGATGGCGACCCCGCCCGGCTATGCGGCAAGCAGCTGGCAGGCGGGTTACGGCGACTACGTGATGAAGCCCGATCTGGACACCATCCGCCCCGTCCCCTGGTTGGACGGCACTGCGATGGTGTTGTGCGACATCCTGGACCACCACACACACGCCCCCGTGCCCCATTCCCCCCGTGCCATTCTCAAACGGCAGATCGCGCGTCTGGAAAAACTTGGCCTGACGCCGATGATGGCGACGGAGCTGGAGTTCTTTCTGTTCGAAAAGCCGCTGGATCAGATCCGCAAGGACGGCTTTCGCGACCTGACGCCGATTTCGGGCTACAACGAAGACTACCACATCTTTCAGACGACCAAGGAAGAGGCCGTGATGCGCCCGCTTCGTAACCACCTGTTCGCCGCGGGCATCCCCGTCGAGAACACCAAGGGCGAGGCCGAGGCAGGTCAGGAAGAGTTGAACATCCGCTACGCGGAGGCCTTGGCCTGCGCCGATCATCATTCCATCGCGAAACACGCGGTCAAGGAAATCGCCTGGCAGCAGGGCCACGCCGCGTCGTTCCTGCCGAAATGGGCCGCCGACCGGGTCGGCAGTTCCAGCCACGTGCACCAATCGCTCTGGCGGGACGGGACGCCCGCGTTCCACGATCCGGACGCGGACCTCGGCATGTCGGACCTGATGCGGCACTACATGGCCGGGTTGATCGCCTATTCGCCCGATTACACCTATTTTCTGGCCCCCTACGTCAACAGCTACAAACGGTTTGCCAAGGGGACCTTTGCGCCCACGAAAACGGTCTGGTCCATCGACAACCGCACCGCCGGGTTCCGGCTGTGCGGCGACGGGACCAAGGGGATCCGGGTCGAATGCCGGATCGGGGGATCTGACCTGAACCCCTATCTGGCGCAGGCCGCAATGCTGGCCGCCGGGATCAGGGGCATCGAGGACAAGATGGACCTGCAACCGGCGACGACCGGCGACGTCTACGAGGACGCGAAGGCCGCCGACATTCCCCAGACATTGCGCGCCGCGACCGAGACGCTGCGCAGCTCGGCGATGCTGCGCGCGGCGATGGGGGACGACGTGATCGACCACTACACCCGCGCCGCCGAGTGGGAGCAGGAGGAGTTCGACCGCGCCGTCACCGACTGGGAAATCGCGCGCGGCTTCGAGAGGGCATGA